One Mycobacterium kubicae genomic window carries:
- a CDS encoding dienelactone hydrolase family protein has protein sequence MSGPEADLTGWTATPFTAAGYTHDVYRNGSGPGVVLIPELPGIHPGVLGLGNHLVDNGFTVAIPSLFGEPGRPVSVGYTVAEITRVCVAREFAALATDKQRPVAAYLRALARDLNASTPGKGVGVIGQCFTGGFALAAAVDDSVLAPVLSQPSVPFPFTPAQRRDPGMSEVELNVVVDRCANDGLCALGLRFSADKLAPAERFATLKRRLGDAFEVIEIDSNPGNEHGFGRMAHSVLTDEVREVDGQPAYEARKRVVEFLTERLADSP, from the coding sequence GTGAGCGGACCCGAAGCAGATCTGACCGGTTGGACCGCAACACCCTTCACCGCGGCCGGATACACCCACGACGTTTACCGCAACGGTTCGGGCCCCGGGGTGGTGCTCATCCCGGAACTGCCCGGCATCCACCCGGGTGTGCTCGGTCTGGGTAATCACCTCGTCGACAACGGGTTCACCGTGGCCATTCCGTCGCTGTTCGGCGAGCCGGGCCGGCCCGTGTCCGTCGGCTACACCGTGGCCGAGATCACCCGCGTGTGTGTGGCACGAGAATTCGCCGCACTGGCCACCGACAAGCAGCGGCCTGTCGCGGCTTACCTGCGCGCGTTGGCCCGCGACCTCAACGCCTCCACTCCGGGCAAGGGCGTCGGCGTCATCGGCCAGTGCTTCACCGGCGGGTTCGCACTGGCCGCCGCGGTCGACGACAGCGTGCTGGCGCCGGTGCTCAGCCAACCGTCGGTTCCGTTCCCTTTCACCCCGGCGCAGCGCCGCGACCCGGGCATGAGCGAAGTGGAGCTCAACGTCGTCGTCGACCGGTGCGCCAACGATGGCTTGTGCGCGTTGGGATTACGGTTCAGCGCGGACAAGTTGGCGCCGGCCGAACGGTTCGCCACGCTCAAGCGCCGCCTCGGAGATGCGTTCGAAGTCATCGAGATCGACTCCAACCCGGGCAACGAGCACGGGTTCGGCCGGATGGCCCACTCGGTGCTCACCGACGAAGTGCGAGAGGTCGACGGCCAGCCCGCCTACGAAGCCCGCAAGCGGGTCGTCGAGTTCCTCACTGAGCGGTTGGCTGACTCTCCTTAG
- a CDS encoding 4-hydroxy-3-methylbut-2-enyl diphosphate reductase, whose amino-acid sequence MGPTIDMGIPGASSSVADLPAGKRVLLAEPRGYCAGVDRAVETVERALEKHGAPVYVRHEIVHNRHVVDTLAQAGAVFVEETDEVPEGAIVVFSAHGVAPTVHAAAAARNLKTIDATCPLVTKVHNEARRFARADYDILLIGHEGHEEVVGTAGEAPEHVQLVDGVAAVDQVTVRDENKVIWLSQTTLSVDETMEIVERLRQRFPKLKDPPSDDICYATQNRQVAVKAMAPECELVIVVGSRNSSNSVRLVEVALGAGSRAAHLVDWADDIDPAWLEGVTTVGVTSGASVPEVLVRGVLERLADYGYDVVQPVTTANETLVFALPREIRR is encoded by the coding sequence ATGGGGCCGACTATCGACATGGGGATTCCGGGTGCGTCCAGCTCGGTTGCCGATCTCCCCGCCGGCAAACGAGTGCTGCTGGCCGAGCCGCGCGGCTACTGCGCGGGCGTGGACCGGGCCGTCGAGACCGTCGAGCGCGCTCTGGAAAAGCACGGCGCCCCGGTTTACGTGCGTCACGAGATCGTGCACAACCGCCACGTGGTGGACACCCTGGCGCAGGCCGGTGCGGTGTTCGTCGAGGAGACCGATGAGGTGCCCGAGGGAGCCATCGTGGTGTTCTCCGCGCATGGCGTCGCGCCGACCGTGCACGCCGCGGCCGCCGCGCGCAACCTCAAGACCATCGACGCCACCTGCCCGCTGGTCACCAAGGTGCACAACGAGGCACGTCGCTTCGCCCGGGCCGATTACGACATCTTGCTGATCGGTCATGAGGGCCATGAGGAAGTGGTGGGCACGGCCGGAGAGGCTCCCGAGCACGTGCAGTTGGTCGACGGTGTTGCAGCCGTCGACCAGGTGACGGTCCGGGATGAGAACAAGGTGATCTGGCTGTCGCAGACCACGCTGTCCGTCGACGAGACCATGGAAATCGTCGAGCGGCTGCGCCAACGCTTCCCGAAGCTCAAAGATCCGCCCAGCGACGACATCTGCTACGCGACGCAGAACCGGCAGGTCGCCGTCAAGGCGATGGCGCCGGAGTGTGAGCTGGTGATCGTGGTCGGATCCCGCAACTCGTCGAACTCGGTGCGGCTGGTCGAGGTGGCGCTGGGCGCCGGATCGCGTGCCGCGCACCTGGTCGACTGGGCCGACGACATCGACCCGGCGTGGCTCGAGGGGGTCACCACGGTGGGCGTCACTTCGGGCGCATCGGTGCCGGAGGTGCTGGTCCGTGGCGTGCTGGAGCGCCTGGCCGACTATGGCTACGACGTGGTGCAACCGGTGACGACGGCGAACGAGACGCTGGTCTTCGCGCTGCCTCGCGAAATTCGGCGCTGA
- a CDS encoding DUF4245 domain-containing protein has translation MTAEPQPTPKPAKPRLLQDGRDMFWSLGPLVIGCILLAGLVGMCSLQPGGTNRGTIPSYDAATALRADAASLGFPIRLPKLPAGWQPNSGSRGNIENGRTDSAAGQRLNAVTSVVGYISPTGMYLSLTQSNADEDKLVGSIHPGMFPSGTVDVSGTNWVVYEGSDDKGAVEPVWTTRLASPAGPTQIAITGAGSTDQFRTLAAATQSQPPLPSR, from the coding sequence GTGACCGCAGAGCCGCAGCCGACGCCCAAGCCGGCCAAACCACGGTTGCTGCAGGACGGTCGGGACATGTTCTGGTCGCTGGGACCGCTGGTGATCGGGTGCATCCTGCTGGCGGGCCTGGTGGGAATGTGTTCCTTGCAGCCGGGTGGCACCAACCGAGGCACCATCCCGTCCTACGACGCGGCGACGGCGTTGCGGGCCGATGCGGCCTCACTCGGGTTCCCGATCCGGTTACCCAAACTTCCCGCCGGCTGGCAGCCCAACTCCGGCAGTCGCGGCAACATCGAAAACGGTCGCACCGACAGCGCGGCCGGTCAGCGGCTCAACGCCGTCACCTCGGTGGTGGGCTACATCAGCCCCACGGGCATGTATCTGAGCCTGACCCAGAGCAACGCCGACGAGGACAAGTTGGTCGGTTCGATCCATCCCGGCATGTTCCCCAGCGGCACCGTGGACGTGTCCGGCACCAACTGGGTGGTCTATGAAGGCTCCGACGACAAGGGCGCGGTCGAACCGGTGTGGACCACGAGGCTGGCCAGCCCGGCCGGGCCCACTCAGATCGCGATCACCGGCGCCGGCAGCACCGATCAGTTTCGTACGCTGGCGGCGGCGACCCAATCCCAGCCGCCGCTACCTAGCCGATAG
- a CDS encoding AI-2E family transporter, with protein MNTEFTLTQKRALAIATLFAVAFGAYFLRDYFVLIVVAAVGAYLFTPLFDWFHKRLNTGWSAACTVVSALTIVAIPVALVITLAIFQIARMVDSVAGWVKSTGPNGIGDKALQLVNDLLARVPFVHVTVTADTLRKAMVTAAQTAGHWLLGVLQHTAGSLAGVITSAIIFLYVFVALLTNREKLRTLLGQLNPLGEEVTDLYLRKMGSMVRGTVNGQFVIAFCQGVAGAASIYIAGFHHGFFIFAIVLTALSIIPLGGGIVTIPFGIGMIFFGNIAGGIFVVAWHLVVVTNIDNFLRPILVARDARLNSALMLLSVFAGIAMFGPWGIIIGPVLMILIVTTLDVYLAVYKGVELKPIEDVPVRRNWFSRKKTQAKESQPTAQ; from the coding sequence ATGAACACCGAATTCACGCTCACCCAGAAACGCGCGCTGGCGATCGCCACGCTCTTCGCGGTGGCGTTCGGCGCCTACTTCCTGCGCGACTACTTCGTTCTCATCGTGGTGGCCGCGGTCGGGGCGTATCTGTTCACGCCGCTGTTCGACTGGTTCCACAAGCGCCTCAATACCGGCTGGTCGGCGGCCTGCACGGTGGTGTCGGCGCTGACGATCGTCGCCATCCCGGTCGCACTGGTCATCACGTTGGCGATATTCCAGATCGCCCGGATGGTCGACTCCGTCGCTGGATGGGTCAAATCCACCGGTCCCAACGGCATCGGCGACAAGGCTCTGCAACTCGTCAACGACCTGCTGGCCCGGGTGCCGTTCGTGCATGTCACGGTGACCGCCGACACGCTGCGCAAGGCGATGGTCACCGCTGCGCAGACGGCCGGTCACTGGTTACTGGGTGTGCTGCAGCACACCGCGGGAAGCCTGGCGGGCGTCATCACCTCGGCGATCATCTTCCTGTACGTCTTCGTCGCGCTGCTGACCAACCGGGAGAAGTTGCGCACCCTGCTCGGCCAACTGAACCCGCTCGGTGAGGAAGTCACCGACCTGTACCTGCGCAAGATGGGTTCGATGGTGCGCGGCACGGTGAACGGCCAGTTCGTCATCGCGTTCTGCCAAGGTGTCGCCGGCGCCGCGTCGATCTATATCGCGGGCTTTCACCACGGCTTCTTCATCTTCGCCATCGTGCTGACCGCGTTGTCGATCATTCCGTTGGGCGGCGGGATCGTGACCATCCCGTTCGGCATCGGGATGATCTTCTTCGGCAACATCGCCGGCGGCATCTTCGTCGTGGCCTGGCATCTGGTGGTGGTCACCAACATCGACAACTTCCTGCGCCCCATCCTGGTGGCGCGCGACGCCAGGTTGAACTCGGCGCTGATGTTGCTCTCGGTGTTCGCCGGCATCGCCATGTTCGGCCCGTGGGGCATCATCATCGGTCCGGTGTTGATGATCCTGATCGTCACCACCCTGGACGTCTACCTGGCGGTGTACAAGGGCGTCGAGCTCAAACCCATAGAGGACGTGCCGGTGCGTCGAAACTGGTTCTCGCGCAAAAAGACTCAAGCTAAGGAGAGTCAGCCAACCGCTCAGTGA
- the glpX gene encoding class II fructose-bisphosphatase: MTAEGRPPRKEAPDRNLALELVRVTEAGAMAAGRWVGRGDKEGGDGAAVDAIRELVNSVSMRGVVVIGEGEKDDAPMLYNGEEVGNGDGPECDFAVDPIDGTTLMSKGMPNAISVLAVADRGSMFDPSAVFYMNKIVVGPDAAHVLDITAPIAENVRAVARVKELSVRDMTVCILDRPRHAQLIEDVRATGARIRLITDGDVAGAISACRPGSGTDMLAGIGGTPEGIITAAAIRCMGGAIQAQLAPKDEAERRKALDAGHDVDRVLTTEDLVSGENVFFCATGVTDGDLLKGVRYQPGGCTTQSIVMRSKSGTVRMIEAYHRLSKLTEYSAIDFTGDSTAAYPLP; encoded by the coding sequence ATGACTGCTGAGGGTCGGCCACCCCGAAAGGAAGCGCCTGACCGCAACCTGGCCTTGGAGCTGGTGCGGGTCACCGAGGCCGGTGCCATGGCCGCGGGCCGCTGGGTCGGCCGCGGCGACAAGGAGGGCGGTGACGGCGCGGCGGTCGACGCCATCCGTGAGCTGGTCAATTCGGTGTCGATGCGAGGCGTGGTGGTGATCGGCGAGGGCGAGAAAGACGACGCGCCGATGCTGTACAACGGCGAAGAAGTCGGCAACGGCGACGGCCCGGAATGCGACTTCGCCGTCGACCCGATCGACGGCACCACGCTGATGAGCAAGGGCATGCCCAACGCCATCTCGGTGCTGGCGGTGGCCGATCGCGGCTCGATGTTCGACCCGTCGGCGGTGTTCTACATGAACAAGATCGTCGTCGGACCCGACGCCGCGCACGTCCTGGACATCACCGCCCCGATCGCCGAAAACGTGCGGGCGGTCGCCCGCGTCAAGGAGTTGTCGGTGCGGGACATGACGGTGTGCATCCTGGACCGGCCGCGGCACGCCCAGCTCATCGAGGACGTCCGGGCCACCGGCGCCCGCATCCGGCTGATCACCGACGGTGACGTCGCCGGTGCCATCTCGGCCTGCCGGCCGGGCTCGGGCACCGACATGCTGGCCGGTATCGGCGGCACCCCGGAAGGCATCATCACCGCGGCGGCGATCCGCTGCATGGGTGGCGCCATCCAGGCCCAGCTCGCACCCAAGGACGAGGCCGAACGCCGCAAGGCCCTCGACGCCGGCCACGACGTCGACCGGGTGCTGACCACCGAGGACCTGGTGTCCGGCGAGAACGTCTTCTTCTGCGCCACCGGAGTCACCGACGGCGACTTGCTCAAAGGCGTTCGTTACCAACCCGGCGGCTGCACCACCCAATCGATCGTCATGCGTTCCAAGTCGGGCACCGTCCGGATGATCGAGGCCTACCACCGGCTTTCGAAGCTCACCGAGTACTCCGCCATCGACTTCACCGGCGACAGCACTGCCGCCTATCCCCTGCCCTGA
- a CDS encoding 3-beta-hydroxysteroid dehydrogenase — protein MLPGMGDAALTTDLGNVLVTGGSGFVGANLVTTLLDRGHQVRSFDRAPSPLPQHPRLQVLEGDITDKGVCAAAVDGIDTIIHTAAIIELMGGAAVTQEYRQRSFAVNVGGTENLVHAGRQAGVKRFVYTSSNSVVMGGKNIFGGDETLPYTDRFNDLYTETKVTAERFVLSQNGVDGMLTCAIRPSGIWGTGDQTMFRKLFESVIKGHVKVLVGPKSAKLDNSYVHNLIHGFILAGQHLVPGGTAPGEAYFINDADPINMFEFARPVVEACGEKWPRIRVSGPAVHWVMTGWQRLHFRFGFPAPLLEPLAVERLYLDNYFSVDKARRDLGYEPLFTTEQAMKECLPYYVDLFHRMKNEAQAAKRAGKRATDTGKAASGTK, from the coding sequence ATGCTCCCCGGCATGGGTGATGCAGCACTGACAACCGACCTTGGCAACGTCCTGGTCACCGGCGGCTCAGGCTTCGTCGGCGCGAACCTGGTGACCACCTTGCTCGACCGCGGACACCAGGTCCGGTCCTTCGACCGAGCCCCGTCTCCCCTGCCCCAGCATCCGAGGTTGCAAGTGCTCGAGGGCGACATCACCGACAAGGGTGTATGCGCCGCCGCCGTGGACGGCATCGACACGATCATCCACACCGCCGCCATCATCGAATTGATGGGCGGCGCGGCGGTGACCCAGGAGTACCGGCAGCGCAGCTTCGCCGTCAACGTCGGCGGGACCGAGAACTTGGTGCACGCGGGCCGGCAGGCCGGCGTCAAGAGGTTCGTCTACACCTCGTCCAACAGCGTGGTGATGGGCGGGAAGAACATTTTCGGCGGCGATGAGACATTGCCCTATACCGACCGCTTCAACGACCTCTACACCGAGACCAAGGTCACCGCCGAGCGATTCGTGCTGTCGCAGAACGGGGTTGACGGCATGCTCACCTGCGCCATCCGGCCCAGCGGCATCTGGGGCACCGGCGACCAGACCATGTTCCGCAAGCTGTTCGAAAGCGTGATCAAGGGCCACGTCAAGGTGCTGGTCGGCCCCAAGTCCGCCAAACTGGACAACTCTTACGTGCACAACCTCATTCACGGTTTCATCCTGGCCGGCCAACACCTGGTCCCCGGGGGAACCGCACCCGGTGAGGCCTACTTCATCAACGACGCCGACCCGATCAACATGTTCGAGTTCGCCCGCCCCGTGGTAGAGGCTTGCGGCGAAAAATGGCCGCGGATAAGGGTTTCCGGACCGGCGGTGCACTGGGTGATGACGGGCTGGCAGCGGCTGCACTTTCGGTTCGGGTTCCCGGCGCCGCTGCTGGAACCGCTGGCTGTCGAGCGCTTGTATCTGGACAACTACTTCTCGGTGGATAAGGCGCGCCGGGATCTCGGTTACGAACCGTTGTTCACCACCGAGCAGGCGATGAAGGAATGTCTGCCCTACTACGTCGACCTGTTCCACCGGATGAAGAACGAAGCGCAGGCGGCCAAGCGGGCGGGCAAGCGCGCCACTGACACTGGCAAGGCCGCCAGCGGCACGAAATAG
- a CDS encoding carboxylesterase/lipase family protein produces MTVVETTYGPVRGCQDGSVKVWKGIRFAAAPVGDLRFRAPEPPERSAEVVDATEFGPACPQAVVPRMPLELGAPLGEDCLRLNVWAPAGVEPGAGKPVMVWLHGGAYVLGSASQPLYDARALVSNGDVIVVTLNYRIGALGFLDLSSFSTWQRPFDSNIGLRDVLAGLAWVRDNIAAFGGNPANVTVFGESAGAGLVTTLLACPAAEGLFVRAIAQSSPATSVYDRDRGRRVTLAVLDKLGIGAAEARKVAEVPTAALVAATNEVFNEVPVSNPGTLAFVPIVDGDLLHGQPVKLAQEGRLLPIPLIIGTNKHEAALFRLMRSPLMPITPNAITSMFDQIGAEQPDLQLPSVQEIGSAYSGRQKSRTVSMATDIGFRLPSVWLADGHSAVAPVYMYRFDYATPLFKLLLVGAAHATELPYVWGNLGGPHDVTLKLGGAKTAMAVSARMQTRWINFAVHGEPEGPPGEPRWPRYAAADRACLVIDKRDTIKHDVDARIRGAWGDEMVSFR; encoded by the coding sequence ATGACTGTGGTCGAAACGACCTACGGACCCGTCCGCGGTTGCCAGGACGGCTCTGTGAAGGTCTGGAAAGGCATTCGGTTCGCGGCCGCACCCGTCGGCGACCTGCGGTTTCGGGCGCCGGAGCCACCGGAGCGGTCGGCTGAGGTCGTCGACGCCACCGAGTTCGGGCCGGCCTGCCCCCAGGCAGTGGTGCCCAGGATGCCGCTCGAACTGGGGGCCCCGCTGGGCGAGGACTGTTTGCGGCTGAACGTCTGGGCGCCGGCCGGCGTCGAGCCCGGTGCGGGCAAGCCGGTGATGGTCTGGCTGCACGGGGGCGCCTACGTGCTGGGGTCGGCCAGTCAACCGCTCTACGACGCCCGCGCGTTGGTGAGCAACGGAGACGTCATCGTCGTCACGCTCAACTACCGCATCGGCGCGCTGGGTTTTCTGGACCTGTCGTCGTTCAGCACCTGGCAGCGGCCGTTCGACTCCAACATCGGGCTGCGCGACGTGTTGGCGGGGTTGGCGTGGGTCCGCGACAACATCGCGGCATTCGGCGGTAATCCGGCCAATGTCACCGTATTCGGGGAATCCGCCGGTGCCGGGCTGGTCACCACGCTGCTCGCCTGCCCTGCGGCCGAAGGACTGTTCGTGCGCGCGATCGCCCAAAGCTCACCGGCCACGTCGGTGTACGACCGGGACCGGGGGCGCCGGGTCACCTTGGCCGTGCTGGACAAGTTGGGAATCGGTGCCGCCGAGGCGCGGAAAGTGGCGGAGGTGCCGACGGCGGCGCTCGTCGCCGCGACCAACGAGGTCTTCAACGAGGTGCCCGTCAGCAACCCGGGCACTTTGGCTTTCGTCCCCATCGTCGACGGAGACCTGCTGCACGGCCAGCCCGTCAAGCTGGCGCAGGAAGGCCGGCTCCTGCCGATCCCGCTGATCATCGGCACCAACAAGCACGAGGCGGCGCTCTTCCGGTTGATGCGATCACCGCTGATGCCGATCACCCCAAACGCCATCACGTCGATGTTCGACCAGATCGGCGCCGAACAACCGGATCTGCAGTTGCCCAGCGTGCAGGAGATCGGGTCGGCATATTCGGGCCGGCAGAAGTCGCGCACAGTCAGCATGGCCACCGACATCGGTTTCCGGTTGCCCTCGGTGTGGCTGGCCGACGGTCACAGCGCGGTGGCGCCGGTGTACATGTACCGGTTCGACTATGCGACGCCGTTGTTCAAACTGCTGCTGGTCGGGGCCGCACATGCCACCGAATTGCCTTATGTGTGGGGCAATCTCGGTGGGCCCCACGATGTGACGTTGAAGCTGGGTGGTGCCAAGACCGCGATGGCGGTGTCCGCGCGGATGCAAACGCGGTGGATCAACTTCGCGGTACACGGTGAGCCCGAGGGCCCACCCGGTGAACCGCGCTGGCCGCGATACGCCGCAGCCGACCGTGCCTGCCTGGTCATCGACAAACGCGACACCATCAAGCACGACGTCGACGCCCGCATCCGCGGCGCCTGGGGCGATGAGATGGTGAGTTTCCGCTGA
- a CDS encoding lipid droplet-associated protein: MATAPYGVRLLVGAATVAVEETMKLPRSILMYPMTVASTAAHIVMRFQQNLAELVIKGDSTLESLFPPKDEQPEWATFDEDIEGVATGPGDVPGDSPDSERRTEGRFALYSVADPAGFDPADRSTTPSSGEDQSTVPAPAVVSELDYGTLTLAQLRARLQSLDVAELEALLAYEQATKARAPFQTLIANRITRATAK, translated from the coding sequence ATGGCTACTGCACCGTATGGGGTTCGGCTGCTGGTCGGCGCGGCGACAGTCGCCGTCGAGGAGACGATGAAGCTACCGCGTTCCATCCTGATGTATCCGATGACCGTGGCCAGTACGGCAGCGCACATTGTGATGCGGTTCCAGCAGAACCTTGCCGAGCTGGTGATCAAGGGCGACAGCACGCTCGAGTCGCTGTTCCCGCCCAAGGACGAGCAGCCCGAGTGGGCAACCTTCGACGAGGACATCGAAGGCGTTGCGACCGGCCCCGGCGACGTCCCCGGCGACAGCCCGGATAGCGAGCGCCGCACCGAGGGACGCTTCGCGTTGTACTCGGTCGCCGACCCGGCCGGCTTCGATCCGGCCGATCGGTCCACCACGCCGTCATCGGGCGAGGACCAGTCGACGGTGCCGGCGCCGGCCGTGGTGAGCGAATTGGATTACGGGACGTTGACCCTGGCCCAGCTGCGCGCCCGGTTGCAGTCGCTGGATGTCGCCGAACTCGAAGCCCTGCTGGCCTACGAGCAGGCCACCAAGGCGCGCGCCCCGTTCCAGACGCTGATCGCCAACAGGATCACCCGCGCGACCGCGAAGTGA
- the xseA gene encoding exodeoxyribonuclease VII large subunit yields the protein MTRGSEPNSAENPFPVRAVAIRVAGWIEKLGTVWVEGQLAQISTRPDAKTVFMVLRDPAADMSLTVTCSRDLLLAAPVKLAEGVQVVVCGKPSFYTGRGTFSLRLSQIRAVGVGELLARIDRLRRLLDAEGLFDARLKRPIPFLPNTIGLITGRASAAERDVTTVVAARWPAARFALRNTAVQGPNAVPQIVEALRELDRDPEVDVIVIARGGGSVEDLLPFSDETLCRAISACRTPVISAVGHEPDNPLCDLVADLRAATPTDAAKKLVPDTAAEQRLIDDLRRRSAQALRHWVAREERALTALRSRPVLADPMTMVSTRAEEVGRARLALRRDITRLITVETDRVGHLAARLATLGPAATLARGYAVVQTVSEDGQAQVLRSIQDAPAGTRLRVRVADGAVAALSEGRTDGSR from the coding sequence GTGACCCGAGGTTCTGAACCGAATTCGGCCGAGAATCCCTTCCCGGTCCGCGCGGTCGCCATCCGCGTCGCGGGCTGGATCGAGAAGCTGGGCACGGTCTGGGTAGAAGGGCAATTGGCCCAGATTTCCACCCGCCCGGACGCCAAGACGGTGTTCATGGTGCTGCGCGACCCCGCCGCCGACATGTCGCTGACCGTGACGTGTTCGCGGGATCTGCTGTTGGCTGCGCCGGTCAAATTGGCCGAGGGCGTGCAGGTAGTGGTCTGCGGCAAACCGTCCTTCTACACCGGGCGCGGCACATTTTCGTTGCGGCTCAGCCAGATCCGCGCCGTGGGTGTCGGTGAGCTGCTGGCCAGGATCGACCGGTTGCGCCGGTTACTCGACGCCGAGGGCCTGTTCGACGCACGCCTCAAGCGCCCAATCCCTTTCCTGCCCAACACCATTGGCTTGATCACCGGACGAGCCAGTGCCGCCGAGCGAGACGTGACGACGGTGGTCGCGGCCCGCTGGCCCGCCGCGCGGTTCGCCCTGCGCAACACCGCCGTGCAGGGACCCAACGCGGTCCCCCAAATCGTCGAGGCCCTGCGTGAACTCGACCGCGACCCCGAGGTCGACGTGATCGTCATCGCCCGCGGCGGCGGCAGCGTCGAGGACCTGCTGCCGTTCTCCGACGAGACGCTGTGCCGGGCCATCTCGGCCTGCCGCACACCGGTGATCAGCGCGGTCGGCCACGAACCGGACAACCCACTGTGTGATCTGGTGGCCGACCTGCGAGCGGCCACCCCCACCGACGCGGCCAAGAAGCTGGTCCCCGACACCGCCGCCGAGCAGCGGCTGATCGACGACTTGCGGCGACGCAGCGCCCAGGCGCTGCGGCACTGGGTCGCCCGCGAAGAACGGGCACTGACGGCGCTGCGCAGCCGCCCGGTGTTGGCCGATCCGATGACAATGGTGAGCACACGCGCAGAAGAGGTCGGACGGGCCCGCCTGGCCCTGCGCCGCGACATCACCCGGCTGATCACCGTGGAGACCGATCGCGTCGGCCACCTGGCCGCGCGGCTGGCGACCCTGGGCCCGGCGGCCACCCTGGCCCGCGGGTATGCCGTCGTGCAAACGGTCTCCGAGGACGGCCAAGCGCAGGTGTTGCGATCGATCCAGGATGCGCCGGCCGGCACCCGGTTGCGGGTGCGGGTCGCCGACGGTGCCGTGGCAGCACTCAGCGAAGGACGTACCGATGGCTCGAGATGA
- a CDS encoding exodeoxyribonuclease VII small subunit translates to MARDDRSDNDKSGSTTPISQLGYEQCRDELIEVVRLLEQGGLDLDASLKLWERGEQLAKRCEQHLAGARQRVTDALAAGEAAPD, encoded by the coding sequence ATGGCTCGAGATGACCGCAGCGACAACGACAAGAGTGGTTCGACTACACCTATTAGTCAGCTCGGCTACGAACAATGCCGAGACGAACTGATCGAAGTCGTGCGGCTGCTGGAACAGGGCGGATTGGACCTCGATGCGTCGCTGAAGTTATGGGAAAGAGGCGAGCAACTCGCCAAAAGGTGCGAACAACACTTAGCTGGGGCCCGGCAGCGAGTGACCGACGCGTTGGCCGCCGGAGAGGCCGCGCCGGACTGA
- a CDS encoding DUF6542 domain-containing protein yields MSAQRAGSAVEPSHRSIIPNIAGVPWWTAVLIAVTGTAIGYGIDAGHKELTHVFAGCYIAGCVAAVLAVRQAGVFTAVIQPPLILFCTVPGAYWLFHGGKVDKFKDLLINCGYPLIERFPLMLGTAGVVLLIGLVRWYFGMSHRRSPAAEEETAKDARTGRAERTPFLTGLIAKIRSVLATEVDGEEADPGSGTQPAHSRNRSARTSRTARSNRSTQRSSRTRSRHGRPPLDDEREPSPERPRRTSRRTAAGDFDRPEFDPNDAPQRAARPRRRPRPQGEPDLRAQPPRETRRDPYARRGAYERPAPRSSRFDPYDSYDAPEPAGRSESYNRYERRRGGYEPYEPHEAYPPRRRRPTPNGSGTNGSSTNGSGTNGSTHHPISQVRYRAGAGRTEPRSETRGEPRDEPRAERRSRSRAPRRPQAESWEYDI; encoded by the coding sequence GTGTCAGCGCAGCGGGCGGGCTCAGCGGTGGAACCAAGCCACCGCTCGATCATCCCGAATATCGCAGGTGTGCCGTGGTGGACGGCTGTCCTGATTGCCGTCACCGGGACGGCCATCGGCTATGGAATCGACGCCGGTCACAAGGAATTGACCCACGTCTTCGCCGGCTGCTACATCGCCGGCTGTGTGGCCGCGGTGCTGGCGGTACGGCAGGCCGGCGTCTTCACCGCCGTCATCCAGCCGCCGCTGATCCTGTTCTGCACGGTGCCCGGCGCTTATTGGCTGTTCCACGGCGGCAAGGTCGACAAATTCAAAGACCTGCTGATCAACTGCGGCTATCCACTGATCGAACGGTTCCCGCTGATGCTGGGTACCGCAGGCGTCGTTCTGCTGATCGGCCTGGTCCGGTGGTACTTCGGTATGTCGCACCGGCGGTCCCCAGCGGCCGAGGAGGAGACCGCCAAGGACGCCCGGACCGGCCGCGCCGAGCGCACGCCGTTCCTGACCGGACTGATCGCCAAAATCCGCTCGGTGCTGGCCACCGAGGTCGACGGGGAGGAAGCCGACCCCGGCAGCGGCACCCAACCCGCCCACTCGCGCAACCGCTCGGCGCGCACCAGTCGGACGGCGCGCAGCAATCGCTCTACACAACGCTCCAGCCGCACCCGGTCCCGGCACGGCCGCCCGCCGCTGGACGACGAGCGCGAACCGTCGCCCGAGCGGCCGCGGCGCACCAGCCGCAGGACGGCGGCCGGCGACTTCGACCGGCCCGAATTCGACCCCAATGACGCACCGCAACGCGCGGCGCGGCCGCGGCGCCGGCCCCGCCCGCAGGGGGAACCGGACCTGCGCGCCCAGCCGCCGCGAGAGACGCGCCGCGACCCCTACGCGCGCCGCGGCGCCTACGAACGGCCCGCTCCGCGCAGCAGCCGCTTCGACCCGTACGACTCCTACGATGCGCCGGAGCCGGCGGGCCGCTCGGAGTCTTACAACCGCTACGAGCGCCGACGCGGCGGTTACGAGCCCTATGAGCCGCACGAGGCCTACCCGCCCCGGCGCCGGCGTCCCACACCCAACGGCTCGGGCACGAATGGCTCAAGCACGAATGGCTCGGGCACCAACGGCTCGACGCATCATCCGATTTCGCAGGTCCGTTACCGTGCCGGCGCAGGCCGCACCGAGCCGCGAAGCGAAACGCGAGGCGAACCGCGCGACGAGCCGCGCGCTGAGCGGCGGAGTCGGTCGCGAGCACCCCGCAGACCCCAGGCCGAGTCCTGGGAGTACGACATCTAG